A stretch of DNA from Anopheles nili chromosome 2, idAnoNiliSN_F5_01, whole genome shotgun sequence:
AGGAACAGTGGGTTCATCAGCACGGTCACGACGAGTGTACCGCAAAGGCTGAGGATGATTTGGGAGGCGTCGAGCATCGCTTTCGGGAGCAGCTCGTCCACGGAGCCCATGTCCTTTGAGAAGCGGTTCAGGATGCGGCCGGAGGGATTCGTGTCGTAGAAGCGCATCGTCGTGGAGACGCATCCGGAGAACATCGCGTCGTGAAGGTTTTGCGAAGCGCGTACGGATGTTTGGTAGAAGCTGATCGATCTGTAGCACAAGAGATGATGGGTTCGAGGGTTAGCGTGAGTATGATTTTTGGGTGCGATCGATGTTTCATCAGGTACCTTGAGATGGCGAAGAGGAAGATGCTGCCAACGAGCGCACCGTGGATGGCCATACAGAGCTCCGTGCTGAGAAGGGGGTCTTGTTCGTCGGTAGGGACGTCCGTGGTGTTTTGGTGGGCTGCCCGGAATAGTCGTTGTTCTTCCTGTGAGGTCCTGGAAAAAAGCGTCGAAGGGTGTTAGTTCTTTTGCAAGGTATTCCTCACATACATAAGGTGTGAAATTAGTTTAATGGGATAAGGAAAGGCATTCGATTACGGAGATTGGAGACTATTGTGAAAAAAATACGCAAGGATGTGTATTTAACATATAGAAATCATAAAACACTCCAATACAGGTGCATAGAGGTTCGAGATTGCCAAAATTAGTGCAACATCTCTTAAAGGTAGAAATAGGAAGCAAACAGGGACATAAAGGTTCATGAATAACAGGACATTAAGAAGGATAACACATTACAAAAGGCTCATCTTTCAGTTAGCAAATCAAGTGCAACGATCTAATTGCGAGCATCAGAAGGCTTTCATTTGGCCCATAAATGTCCACAAAAGTCAAAACTAGTCTCACGCCTCTGCATAGATGTTGGAAAACAAGACCAGCTCGCACATTGACCACAACAAAACCAATCAACTTACCAAACGGCGACCCAATAATCAGCTCCACTGGCCGCGAGCTGAGTCGCTAggaacaacaccagcaaccagCCGATGATGAGCGTGTTGGCTCCACTTCGCAGGTAGCTCAGCAACAACGATCCCTGCACCATTCCACGAGACGTTCCTTCCATGTTGCTCTGAACCGGTGCATCCGCTGCCGTCTCACGTTCCGTTCGCTTCAACTCCTCCTCGGTGAGGTCCGCGTGAGACGATGATCCTGTCGATCGGGCGGATGATCGTGAATCCCGTCGGCTACGTTTATCCCCGGCGTCGGTATCACCTCCACCTCCATCCCCGATGCCTTCGTCCCCGTCAACACCCCCATCCGATCCACCCTTCTTCCGTTCGACCAACTCCACAAAGTCGATACCACTGTTCGCGAGGTCCTGCGGAGTTCCTTGCGCTTGTACGCGACCCTCgttcaacaccaccacccaatCGGCTTCCTTGAGAAAGTGCACCTGGTGCGTGACAAGGATGCGTGTCGCTCGTAACGTTCCTAACCTCCCGTGAGGTCCTAGACAAAGGTCAAACAGATGCCTTCCAACGTGCGCATCAACAGCGCTAAGCGGATCATCGAGCAGAAACACATCCGCTCGTCGGTACACGGCCCGTGCCAAGCTGATGCGAGCTTTCTGCCCCCCGGATAAGGCCGCCCCACGCTCCCCAATCATCGTCCTGTCACCATCCGGGAGTTGCTCGAAATCCGTAACGAgggcacacgcgcgcacgacCGCTTCATACCGGTCTTTCTCCATCGGCTGCCCAAAAAGGATGTTCTGCCGGACGGTGCCCGAAAACACCCACGGTTCTTGGCTTGCGTACGTCAACCGGCCTTGCGCTACGACGCTACCCGATTCGAGCGGAAGCTCACGAAGGATCGCCTGCAGTAGGGaagattttcccgcaccaacCGGACCGATCACACCGATCAGTTGACCCTTCCGGAAGTCAACGTTTACGTTCGCGAGTGTCGCTCCAACCGGTACACTCGGTTCCTCGTGATCGAGCGCTGTTCCACCATTcgattgtttctctttttttgacGCTGTCACACCCGCCGGATCTTCCGGACGCCGGACAGCACCCCAGCTGGCTGTTACACCGCGCAACGAAACGGCCACCGTCGCGGGAAGCTGTTGACTGTCGGCTTCAATCAATCGCTGCTTTTCCGGCGCATCTCCTGACGCACCATTCAACCCAAATTCCGCCAACAACCGGGCTTTTCCGCCCGGAGCACCCGGAAGTGCGTCAACTTCCCGCTCTTCATACTCCAAGAATCGCTCCAACCGTCGCATCGCCACCATCGCTTCCGCAATCTCAGCGATCCCGCGCACAAACATCGCCGACATCGTGTTCGCCAGAATGCCAAAGTATGTCGCAACAACGAACACCCGGGCTGCGGTTAATTCGTCCCCGAGCAGGgccatcgccatcatcgtacaaaacacggccGTGCGCGTTGTGAACAGCAAAAACGTCATGTAAAGCCCACGCACATAAGCACTCTTGCGCACGATCCGCAGCTCGAGCTGCCGCGCGTGACGGATGAGCTTCGCGAATGGGCGCTCCCAGGCGTACAGCTTGATCACCTGAATACCGGAGATGATCTCGTCCATCAACCGGATGCGTTCGTCCGTCCGGAGTGCCGTTTGCAGGCGGAACCGAGACGTCAGCTTCCCGGTGTACGATTGAATCGGGGTAACGATGAAGATCACCACCATACCGATCAGTCCCGCAGCACCGATCTCGATGTACAGCAGCACaccgatcacgatcgcgagcAGCGGTGCGGACCACATGGAGTGCAGAAACACGGACACGATGTCGAACCGGTTGACGTCGTTCGACAGCAGATTGACCACCTTTCCGGGGGCCGTATCACCGAGGGCGGTACGCGACAGACGGAGAGCTTTCCGGTAGATCACGCTGCAGACGGCGATGCGCACTTTCATGCCATTTTGGAAGCTTCCCAGCACGTACTGGTTGATCGTGATGACGCTCAGCGCGTTCAGCAGCACGATTGCGGTCGCGTAGATGAAGGCGCTTTCGCGCGTCACTTCCGAGTCCTTGCTGTTGGGGTGtgaaatgagggaaaaaggtGAGCCTCTTTTCCCTGGCTGGAAAGGAACTGGCTGGGGTGGGGTGCGCGGGAGTACCTACCGGAAGTAGAGCAACAGCCAGCCGAGAAAGATGGGTTGAGCCAGGCGGATGAAGATGTcgttgatgatggtgatgagccCGAGGACGCCGTATTCGCGCCAGAACGTTTTGAAGATGGCCTTCACGAGGGATGGTCGACCGGGGCCGGCTTGCTGTTCGAACCATTttctggaaaaaaagggaattgaATTGCGTGATGCGAATGAATTTAGGAATTCAGGGAAAAGAGGGAACTTGATAATTGATGGTATTGATGGACCTTAAAAAAAGCGATCTTTTTGtcatctttttttgtgctatttGACAACTTTCATGGGTTGCGAGCAGGGGCTTAATTATCACGATAGAAAACTGGCCCAAAGAGTATTatttcgtacatttttttaaatgcagcttttaaAAGCAACCGGTGTGGTTTCACTGACCAGTGCAAGTTGATATCAAATAGAATGAGTGAACAATTCCAACTTCAAAAAGGGTCAATTTAGATCTtctttccatcatcatcatcatcatcatcgaacgcaaaaaaaaaactcgatcaAAACCCCTCTCTGACAACGGAAAAACGAATTAGAAAAGCTTCCGCCAAACAAAGAGCACCACACAAAGAAAAGGGGACAATAATCAGTGTACGTGTAAATGATGTTGGAAAATAATGAACTTATAAAGCAGATATGGCAcgcattttccctccatctcGGGTCAGTAAAAAGCGAGTTGCCATCAGAACAACATTAACCACATTGCGAAATCTCTGCACCCAACACTGCATTGCGTAATAACGATGACGTCCgggtccgtgtgtgtgtgtgcgttgtgcTCCACTCCACTTCCCTTATCGTGCCACTTGTGGTGTGACGCCGTGCCGGCGAGAGAATGACACGAAGAATTATGGCAAACCACCCCGTGCCAGAGGGATGATGAATATGGGGATGTTGGAAGCGATCTGTGTGGGGCTCGCCATCAACAAGCAAACAAGAAGATGAGGTCGATCGGCACTTTGTGGGCCATTCCGTCATGGGGGAATGTGGCGAGTGGTGATGAGCGATGATGCAGCAACTTTAAGCTcgactgctggtgctgctactgctgcggCCGGTTCTGACGATGTTGAAGCTGGCGAGGCTGAAGAGACTGGAGGATGCGAT
This window harbors:
- the LOC128721123 gene encoding ATP-binding cassette sub-family C member 4-like, yielding MEAITRKLPPNPRQNANILSTLTFWWTIDLFRKGYSKVLELQDLFRPLDVDRSDVLGDRLEKKWFEQQAGPGRPSLVKAIFKTFWREYGVLGLITIINDIFIRLAQPIFLGWLLLYFRKDSEVTRESAFIYATAIVLLNALSVITINQYVLGSFQNGMKVRIAVCSVIYRKALRLSRTALGDTAPGKVVNLLSNDVNRFDIVSVFLHSMWSAPLLAIVIGVLLYIEIGAAGLIGMVVIFIVTPIQSYTGKLTSRFRLQTALRTDERIRLMDEIISGIQVIKLYAWERPFAKLIRHARQLELRIVRKSAYVRGLYMTFLLFTTRTAVFCTMMAMALLGDELTAARVFVVATYFGILANTMSAMFVRGIAEIAEAMVAMRRLERFLEYEEREVDALPGAPGGKARLLAEFGLNGASGDAPEKQRLIEADSQQLPATVAVSLRGVTASWGAVRRPEDPAGVTASKKEKQSNGGTALDHEEPSVPVGATLANVNVDFRKGQLIGVIGPVGAGKSSLLQAILRELPLESGSVVAQGRLTYASQEPWVFSGTVRQNILFGQPMEKDRYEAVVRACALVTDFEQLPDGDRTMIGERGAALSGGQKARISLARAVYRRADVFLLDDPLSAVDAHVGRHLFDLCLGPHGRLGTLRATRILVTHQVHFLKEADWVVVLNEGRVQAQGTPQDLANSGIDFVELVERKKGGSDGGVDGDEGIGDGGGGDTDAGDKRSRRDSRSSARSTGSSSHADLTEEELKRTERETAADAPVQSNMEGTSRGMVQGSLLLSYLRSGANTLIIGWLLVLFLATQLAASGADYWVAVWTSQEEQRLFRAAHQNTTDVPTDEQDPLLSTELCMAIHGALVGSIFLFAISRSISFYQTSVRASQNLHDAMFSGCVSTTMRFYDTNPSGRILNRFSKDMGSVDELLPKAMLDASQIILSLCGTLVVTVLMNPLFLIPLGGLGIVFWFVRRIYLKTSKNIKRLEGITRSPVFSHLAASLAGLPTIRAFGAQTELIREFDAHQDIHTASFYMFITAASAFGFALDLLCLIFVFIVVFSFLVLEQDTFGDRVGLAITQSMALTGMMQWGIRQSAEVANFMMSVERLLEYRDLTPELQPDRPRALNAGWPEAGRIEFRSVTYRYFEGAPAVLRDLSFVIRSREKVGIVGRTGAGKSSLIGALFRLALVEGEIVLDGVDTADITLEQLRSKVSIIPQDPVLFSGTLRRNLDPFEDYPDVELWGALEQVELKELANTPAGLQMAVAAGGSNFSVGQRQLICLARAILRKNCVLVLDEATANVDPTTDRLIQDTIRVKFADCTVLTIAHRLNTIMDSDRVLVMDAGQAVELGTPHELLQLPISIFRDMVLATGPTESERLQQIALLKHEQTQQQ